One window of Thermocoleostomius sinensis A174 genomic DNA carries:
- the cas10d gene encoding type I-D CRISPR-associated protein Cas10d/Csc3 has translation MDEEQLALPIDNDLPIVDFDAGREDKEAKEQKKLLTISLFKEAICEAEGNEDDRLLIDFTDYVLPKLMRQLAGSTAKGGQFFERLDARGKVKRRDNAGDQSLPAHLLNGFLPTYRIAKRLQQPDVARNQVKAYCEALQLRIYVAAYILHDYEKFPDYQQWLIKQDIEGKWKHRDWVDQAPGKQDAPDLGREYIAQKIIALGLDQFLGASCREFIDDIIWISSNAGDKNDADLGLITRGLKPLEDDRMDGRIRNVLVNLVKLSDRFASIIKHPQDITKNSLTDLLNSLSNAGQFKFTYHALSDNRGVLTNIINNALMDLHPKEFYTQLLYLPDGVVYLATANAPPIAVQQISEQVINKIKTLCGDRLKQRQIGFGRDGKGLKFADYYWLFFNIAQLMDVAKLAACRIIPSTKNSSAAKRSASLTNFQADGELPNYLTVEFKDDYRIDRLAEFGDTLCRGIWRGWCDRFDAWQKQQPKAERKTLPELNLTQKLAEHLGLTHEIPAIRSIQSLKKTGGVPLDWYYLAAKYIQSNSTLDDQQVREVMTAMVSFAADAVEAIVQEFTLPDGWDDLRTYVQQIVSLPTGTIVPPQTDPFLVELSRYQAAKVTGRGRENVCAMSSSSYTVTEQMESATLFTPQVYSNRQILFNAQAAKRQICAIWSVEIMLRQILMNQTNATGGDFEGRKYRYLYLYPAYFFTPETNTFIQKVYSWIRRTRFDADIRKHLVTDQQVAQLNLENYQQVDSLLIQAESDRDQTFKLNYPNEPMTFFFMALPPGRDATDTESWVMPAWLAFALPLVLDVKVVASESPVPPFISGADFEHTTVLDGEHQAITTLVKKEQYRLDAILPRTTEIFSPLNALSAAYCIHLEVNRKKDGDPDWGKLAALARDLETSPLYVFHYLTKLVRKLDWDSAPISKIKLYLDFYHCFDPQGDDVNQLRELTRLYRRFYRAKSQYAKPNAVLKPIDEAADVILKVDKALVPDDQALTDVVAARISKLMTNVRRRTAEGKPTLAFVDGKWKPALTVEEERQAIYEFAQFFVKDLFRETFKSDRARLAGMQLNLIRDTCDYLYRLTDDEERKAQNQPEPEDIPELETEDAA, from the coding sequence ATGGACGAAGAACAACTGGCTCTACCAATTGACAATGATTTGCCAATTGTAGATTTTGATGCAGGGCGAGAAGATAAAGAAGCCAAAGAACAAAAGAAACTGCTCACGATTTCTCTGTTTAAAGAAGCCATTTGTGAAGCAGAAGGGAATGAGGACGATCGTTTACTAATTGACTTTACTGACTATGTTTTGCCAAAGTTAATGCGACAACTGGCAGGATCAACGGCAAAGGGAGGACAATTTTTTGAACGGTTAGATGCTAGAGGCAAGGTTAAACGACGTGATAATGCAGGTGATCAATCGCTTCCGGCGCATTTGCTTAACGGTTTTCTGCCAACTTACCGAATTGCAAAACGGCTACAACAACCAGATGTAGCCAGAAATCAGGTGAAAGCCTATTGTGAGGCATTGCAGTTGCGGATTTATGTTGCTGCATATATTCTGCATGATTACGAGAAGTTTCCAGATTACCAGCAGTGGTTAATCAAGCAGGACATTGAAGGTAAATGGAAACATCGAGACTGGGTTGATCAAGCTCCTGGTAAACAGGATGCTCCTGATTTGGGACGAGAGTACATTGCCCAGAAAATCATTGCTCTGGGACTGGATCAATTTTTGGGTGCATCATGTCGTGAATTCATTGATGACATTATTTGGATTAGCAGCAATGCTGGAGATAAAAACGATGCCGATTTAGGTCTAATTACACGTGGATTAAAGCCATTAGAAGACGATCGCATGGATGGTAGAATTCGCAACGTTCTAGTGAACTTAGTGAAGCTGTCCGATCGGTTTGCTTCAATTATTAAACATCCTCAAGATATTACAAAAAATAGCCTGACGGATTTGCTCAATAGCTTGAGTAATGCGGGGCAGTTTAAGTTTACCTATCATGCACTGTCTGATAATCGCGGTGTTTTAACCAACATCATCAACAATGCTTTAATGGATTTGCACCCCAAAGAATTTTATACGCAATTGCTATATTTACCGGACGGTGTGGTTTATCTCGCAACAGCCAATGCACCCCCGATCGCTGTTCAACAAATCTCCGAGCAAGTCATCAATAAAATAAAAACGCTTTGTGGCGATCGGCTCAAGCAACGGCAAATTGGATTTGGTCGAGATGGTAAAGGTTTAAAGTTTGCTGACTATTACTGGCTCTTTTTTAATATTGCCCAACTTATGGATGTGGCAAAGCTTGCTGCCTGCCGCATTATTCCTTCAACCAAAAACTCTTCAGCCGCTAAACGGAGTGCCAGCTTAACCAACTTTCAAGCTGACGGTGAATTACCTAATTATCTCACTGTCGAATTCAAAGATGACTATCGAATCGATCGCCTGGCTGAATTTGGGGATACGCTTTGTCGGGGTATTTGGCGAGGATGGTGCGATCGTTTTGATGCGTGGCAAAAACAGCAGCCCAAAGCAGAACGAAAGACGCTACCTGAGTTAAATCTCACCCAAAAACTCGCAGAGCATTTAGGGCTAACTCACGAAATTCCTGCAATTAGGTCAATTCAATCTCTCAAGAAAACAGGTGGTGTACCACTCGATTGGTATTATCTTGCTGCTAAATATATCCAGAGCAATTCTACGCTTGATGATCAGCAAGTTCGAGAGGTAATGACTGCGATGGTCAGTTTTGCTGCGGATGCTGTGGAAGCGATTGTGCAAGAGTTCACATTACCCGATGGTTGGGATGACTTACGCACTTACGTGCAGCAAATTGTTTCCTTACCTACTGGAACCATTGTTCCACCCCAAACTGATCCGTTCCTGGTTGAACTGAGTCGCTATCAAGCTGCAAAAGTGACGGGGCGCGGACGCGAAAATGTCTGTGCCATGTCTAGCTCGTCCTACACGGTGACAGAGCAAATGGAATCTGCTACATTGTTTACGCCCCAGGTTTATAGCAATCGTCAGATCCTCTTTAATGCTCAGGCTGCCAAACGTCAGATTTGCGCGATCTGGTCAGTGGAAATTATGCTGCGCCAGATTTTGATGAATCAGACGAACGCAACAGGAGGAGACTTTGAAGGACGCAAATATCGCTATCTCTATCTTTATCCGGCCTACTTCTTTACACCAGAAACAAACACTTTTATTCAAAAAGTCTATTCCTGGATTCGGCGCACTCGATTTGATGCAGATATTCGTAAACACCTGGTTACTGATCAACAGGTTGCTCAACTTAACCTTGAGAATTACCAGCAAGTAGACTCGCTTCTGATTCAAGCAGAATCCGATCGGGATCAAACCTTTAAGCTCAACTATCCTAATGAGCCGATGACCTTCTTTTTTATGGCGCTACCGCCAGGAAGAGATGCTACAGATACCGAATCTTGGGTGATGCCTGCTTGGTTGGCCTTTGCCCTGCCATTGGTATTAGATGTCAAGGTAGTGGCTTCTGAATCGCCTGTACCACCCTTTATTAGTGGGGCTGATTTTGAACACACAACCGTCTTAGATGGAGAACATCAGGCGATCACCACGCTGGTTAAAAAAGAGCAATATCGCCTAGATGCAATCCTTCCTCGCACCACAGAAATCTTTTCCCCCCTGAATGCTCTGAGTGCAGCTTACTGCATTCATCTAGAAGTGAATCGCAAAAAGGATGGTGATCCAGATTGGGGCAAGTTAGCGGCTCTGGCACGTGATCTAGAAACCAGTCCGCTTTATGTTTTCCACTACCTGACCAAGCTTGTTCGAAAACTGGATTGGGATTCTGCTCCCATTTCCAAAATTAAGCTATATCTCGACTTTTATCATTGTTTTGATCCCCAAGGAGACGATGTGAACCAATTACGCGAACTAACTCGGCTCTATCGCCGTTTCTACCGTGCTAAAAGCCAATATGCCAAACCTAACGCCGTTCTAAAACCGATCGATGAAGCGGCCGATGTAATTCTCAAAGTTGATAAAGCGCTGGTTCCAGATGATCAGGCATTGACTGATGTAGTCGCAGCCCGTATTTCTAAATTGATGACGAATGTACGGCGTAGAACGGCTGAGGGCAAACCAACATTGGCATTTGTAGATGGAAAATGGAAACCTGCGTTGACCGTTGAAGAAGAACGACAGGCAATTTATGAGTTTGCACAATTCTTTGTGAAAGATCTGTTTCGGGAAACGTTTAAGAGCGATCGAGCACGTCTTGCTGGAATGCAGCTTAATCTGATTCGGGATACCTGTGATTATCTCTATCGCCTTACCGATGACGAAGAGCGCAAAGCTCAGAATCAACCTGAACCAGAAGACATTCCTGAACTGGAAACTGAAGACGCGGCTTGA
- the cas5d gene encoding type I-D CRISPR-associated protein Cas5/Csc1, with the protein MTIIYRCTLELHDSMYFATREIGRLYETEPILHNYGLCYALGLVDSDRHSTTVSEEHSYRYFCPEQIPRYEAHLTPLNQQGIYVTPARAVSHTTVLNTWKYANNNYHVEMEKTQKNIPSFGRAKEIAPESQFECFILSDKVLSQKKEEKYQIPRWVRLGKWASKAAVKLSDPLDFELKTDDFMCSHPLNPLDVMFAHRIVSYDTLNMPPVSLIRNVRFLRGKHYRVKEGKETFCLPADVQYRFG; encoded by the coding sequence ATGACTATCATTTATCGTTGTACGTTAGAGTTGCATGACTCGATGTACTTTGCCACCCGTGAGATTGGGCGATTGTACGAAACAGAACCAATTTTGCATAACTATGGGCTGTGTTATGCACTGGGACTGGTGGATAGCGATCGTCATTCCACTACTGTTTCTGAAGAACATAGCTACCGTTACTTCTGCCCTGAGCAAATTCCCAGGTACGAAGCGCACCTCACGCCGCTCAACCAGCAGGGAATTTATGTCACTCCTGCACGGGCTGTTTCCCATACAACCGTTCTCAACACCTGGAAGTACGCTAACAACAATTACCACGTTGAGATGGAAAAGACTCAGAAAAATATTCCTAGCTTTGGTCGAGCCAAAGAAATTGCACCAGAAAGCCAATTTGAATGTTTCATCCTCTCTGACAAAGTATTAAGTCAGAAGAAGGAAGAGAAATATCAAATTCCTCGATGGGTAAGACTTGGTAAATGGGCAAGCAAGGCAGCAGTCAAACTCAGTGATCCCTTAGACTTTGAGTTAAAGACAGATGATTTTATGTGTTCTCATCCACTTAATCCATTAGATGTGATGTTTGCTCACCGAATCGTCAGTTATGACACTCTAAATATGCCACCTGTGAGCCTGATCCGAAACGTGCGGTTTTTACGGGGTAAACATTATCGAGTCAAGGAAGGAAAAGAGACGTTTTGCCTTCCGGCTGATGTTCAATATCGATTTGGATAG
- the cas3 gene encoding type I-D CRISPR-associated helicase Cas3', with amino-acid sequence MSDYSITLKPVYSRTVPIPIGINLPDEWSLSWHQSETFNALSDPQIDVVFNTAMTGDGKSLAAYLQSMTGKTYTLAMYPTNELARDQERQVQDYKGKFQPKYDPQIFRLTGATLEDFVETNQLSSKQQGIVNLTDNSEILLTNPDIFHYIHQFRYLRSDSNNTRWGDNADKVFRKVDDLYKLFVFDEFHVFSSPQIASVFNAMLLMKHTGYKGKFLFLSATPSELLQGFLSRSGFKHREINPVTEGAYCFTQADEKCWRQISQPIALVFPNDLQPNARSGYDWIVENAESIILKFFLDYPDSKGAIILNSIAAVYKLLGKLQPLFKQHNLTVLPNTSLTGESERARSIIDADLLIGTSTIDVGVDFKINFLVFEASSAANFIQRFGRLGRHQGFPIYRAYALIPNFLISRLFEDKNEKAASLADGDEYDRVFFNNAIRDSWLFVNQFEGYSKRWGSVQSFYVWNELRKKQMQAAYPDAAKNFETDIFNALQVSVRSRYGEINRCLEAKQHKIIDEARSFRGSSQLDCAIYDTTNSNEPERDRFKTYNLPGLLSNFIFEVMDNDEFRLKAEKAGISFTRRYKDALCCLQLRDYREMRENWHFYHAGNVSELARIGKVQILRGLEVTTGENAISNALCQRGIVCYISDRRRDELRAKLGLPMQFQAYGLSDRPDDRDPPYTIAFGQSALLLETLTWHWKPKEDEGWIC; translated from the coding sequence ATGTCTGATTACAGCATTACTCTTAAACCTGTTTACTCTCGGACAGTTCCAATCCCGATTGGAATCAATTTGCCCGATGAATGGTCGCTTTCATGGCACCAATCAGAAACCTTCAATGCCTTGAGCGATCCGCAGATTGACGTTGTATTTAACACAGCCATGACTGGGGATGGCAAAAGCCTGGCGGCATACTTGCAATCGATGACTGGAAAAACATACACACTGGCAATGTATCCCACCAACGAATTAGCTAGGGATCAGGAACGGCAAGTACAAGATTACAAAGGCAAATTTCAGCCGAAGTATGACCCGCAAATTTTTCGCCTCACTGGTGCAACGCTAGAAGATTTTGTCGAAACGAATCAGCTATCTTCAAAGCAGCAAGGAATTGTTAATCTGACAGATAATTCAGAAATTTTACTAACCAACCCGGATATCTTTCATTACATCCATCAATTTCGATATTTGAGGAGTGATTCTAACAATACTAGGTGGGGTGATAACGCAGATAAAGTATTTCGCAAAGTGGATGATCTTTACAAATTGTTTGTTTTTGATGAATTTCATGTTTTCTCTTCACCTCAAATTGCCAGTGTTTTCAATGCAATGCTGTTGATGAAACATACAGGGTACAAAGGAAAGTTCCTATTTCTATCTGCAACCCCTAGTGAATTGCTTCAGGGCTTCTTATCGCGATCGGGTTTTAAACACCGAGAAATCAATCCTGTCACAGAAGGTGCATATTGCTTTACACAGGCAGACGAAAAGTGCTGGCGACAGATTAGCCAGCCCATTGCACTGGTATTTCCCAATGATTTACAGCCAAATGCCAGATCTGGATACGACTGGATTGTTGAAAATGCTGAATCTATCATTCTCAAGTTTTTTCTAGATTATCCAGATAGTAAAGGGGCAATTATTCTCAATTCAATTGCAGCCGTTTACAAGCTTCTAGGTAAACTGCAACCACTGTTCAAACAGCACAATCTAACTGTTTTACCAAATACCAGTCTGACCGGTGAAAGTGAACGGGCACGATCGATCATAGATGCCGATCTGTTAATTGGTACCTCTACAATTGATGTTGGGGTAGATTTCAAGATTAACTTTCTGGTGTTTGAAGCATCTAGTGCAGCAAACTTCATTCAACGCTTCGGACGATTGGGCAGGCATCAAGGCTTTCCAATCTATCGAGCCTATGCACTAATTCCAAACTTTCTGATTTCAAGATTATTTGAAGATAAGAACGAAAAAGCTGCATCATTAGCTGATGGAGATGAGTACGATCGGGTTTTCTTTAATAATGCCATTCGAGATTCCTGGTTATTTGTGAATCAGTTTGAAGGATATTCAAAACGTTGGGGATCTGTGCAGTCGTTTTACGTTTGGAACGAATTGCGTAAGAAACAAATGCAAGCAGCTTATCCAGACGCAGCAAAAAATTTTGAAACAGATATTTTCAACGCGCTTCAAGTCAGTGTAAGGTCTCGTTATGGAGAAATCAATCGATGTTTGGAAGCCAAACAACATAAGATAATTGACGAAGCAAGAAGTTTTCGGGGTAGTAGTCAGTTAGATTGTGCAATTTACGATACAACAAATTCAAATGAACCAGAGCGGGACAGGTTCAAGACCTACAATTTACCAGGGCTATTGAGTAACTTTATTTTTGAAGTAATGGATAATGATGAGTTTCGGTTAAAGGCTGAAAAAGCTGGAATATCTTTTACTAGACGCTATAAAGATGCACTGTGCTGCTTGCAGTTGCGAGATTATCGAGAGATGCGTGAGAACTGGCACTTTTACCATGCAGGAAATGTGAGCGAATTAGCGAGAATCGGTAAGGTGCAAATCCTCAGAGGTCTGGAAGTGACAACAGGTGAAAATGCAATCAGTAACGCTTTATGTCAACGTGGAATCGTTTGTTATATCTCCGATCGCCGCCGGGATGAACTACGCGCCAAGTTAGGTTTACCAATGCAGTTTCAAGCATATGGATTGAGCGATCGTCCAGATGACCGCGACCCACCCTACACGATCGCTTTTGGTCAGTCTGCTCTTTTGCTGGAAACTCTCACCTGGCATTGGAAACCGAAGGAGGATGAAGGATGGATTTGTTGA
- a CDS encoding phage integrase N-terminal SAM-like domain-containing protein — MLEPRPRKLLDQVRDAIRVKHYSYSTEKTYVYWIRRFILFHHKRHPNEMGAPEVTQFLTHLAVTEQVAAATQNQALNAIIFLYRIVLQQELVGINAVRAKTSRYLPTVLTPEEVQQVISHLYGVYKLVIQLLYGSGLRLSEGLALRVKDVDFAQQQLVIRDTKGKESRVTMLPACVVAPLQTHLQTVRQLHHHDLERRLWLGLLALCPGAEVSPCRSLQQIFMVSRQARDVAFSTQVLLSSTRLAMASRPRKLLDQVCDTIRLKHYSYRTEQSYVGWIRRYSLFHICMKVGYRKR, encoded by the coding sequence ATGCTGGAACCTCGTCCTCGAAAGCTACTTGACCAAGTGCGCGATGCCATACGAGTCAAGCATTACTCATATAGCACGGAGAAAACTTACGTTTACTGGATTCGTCGCTTCATTCTGTTTCATCACAAACGCCATCCTAACGAGATGGGCGCACCAGAGGTCACGCAGTTTCTCACCCATTTAGCTGTAACCGAACAGGTCGCAGCCGCCACTCAGAATCAGGCACTCAATGCCATTATTTTCCTTTATCGTATCGTCTTGCAACAAGAGCTAGTTGGCATTAACGCCGTACGGGCAAAGACATCGCGCTACCTCCCCACCGTCTTAACGCCAGAGGAAGTGCAGCAAGTCATCTCCCACCTGTATGGCGTGTACAAGTTGGTGATTCAATTGCTATATGGCAGTGGACTTCGCTTGAGTGAGGGATTGGCATTGCGGGTGAAAGATGTGGATTTTGCTCAACAGCAGTTGGTGATTCGAGATACCAAAGGCAAAGAGAGCCGAGTCACGATGTTGCCTGCTTGTGTGGTTGCTCCCCTGCAAACGCATCTGCAAACGGTGCGACAGTTGCACCATCACGACTTGGAGCGCCGGTTATGGCTCGGTCTACTTGCCCTTTGCCCTGGAGCGGAAGTATCCCCATGCCGATCGCTTCAGCAAATCTTCATGGTCAGTAGGCAGGCAAGAGATGTAGCATTTAGCACACAAGTGCTACTGTCATCTACCCGCCTCGCGATGGCATCCCGACCCAGAAAGCTGCTTGACCAAGTTTGCGATACGATTCGTCTGAAACATTATTCCTATCGAACCGAGCAAAGTTATGTTGGCTGGATTCGCAGGTACAGTCTCTTCCATATCTGCATGAAAGTGGGGTACAGAAAACGCTAA
- a CDS encoding WCX domain-containing protein: MTRKGRSITLSLEESDKAQLEAIALELGMKWGDDPNISRLIKAIARRQLLVSLNNNWSRDRINTLNKARTLLIDAGQIEDALVLAHLLLERSEITLPLRQEIEQFVTKPTVVWQIEIDRYIRQQQPFQLAYQDAAERIWNFTIYYAEITHYEQRQYLHCWCEETDGNYDLPALAHNWCLRWDRISDASVSPVKGQWRSQLDSILVEMHLLHRLAFAYHTKTAMDEINEWLTDPVHVRRVVRRVTNIFWFFREVRRYGSECVIVSPEAVRDRFKQELIRMMAHYDTQ, from the coding sequence GTGACGCGCAAAGGACGATCGATCACCCTTTCCCTGGAAGAGAGCGACAAAGCCCAGCTAGAGGCAATCGCCCTCGAACTTGGTATGAAATGGGGAGATGACCCTAATATTTCGCGGTTGATTAAAGCGATCGCCCGTCGCCAACTGTTAGTTTCCTTAAACAATAATTGGAGTCGCGATCGCATCAATACACTTAATAAAGCGAGGACTCTATTAATTGATGCTGGTCAAATAGAAGATGCCCTCGTTTTAGCTCATCTACTACTAGAACGCAGTGAAATTACATTGCCATTACGTCAAGAAATTGAACAATTTGTTACGAAACCTACGGTTGTTTGGCAAATTGAAATCGATCGCTATATTCGGCAGCAACAACCATTTCAGCTAGCCTATCAAGATGCAGCAGAACGGATTTGGAACTTTACAATTTATTATGCAGAGATAACTCACTATGAACAACGGCAATACCTTCACTGCTGGTGCGAGGAAACAGACGGGAATTATGACTTACCAGCGTTAGCCCATAATTGGTGTCTGCGTTGGGATCGAATTTCGGATGCTTCGGTGTCGCCTGTGAAAGGACAGTGGCGATCGCAATTAGATTCGATCTTAGTTGAGATGCATTTATTGCATAGATTGGCTTTTGCCTACCATACCAAAACCGCAATGGACGAAATCAATGAATGGTTAACTGACCCTGTGCATGTTCGGCGAGTGGTGCGACGGGTAACAAATATCTTTTGGTTTTTTCGAGAGGTACGGCGTTATGGAAGCGAGTGTGTGATTGTATCTCCAGAGGCGGTGCGCGATCGGTTTAAGCAAGAACTGATCCGGATGATGGCACACTATGACACACAGTGA
- a CDS encoding methylenetetrahydrofolate reductase, whose protein sequence is MEFSLEITPKATVTDIPRSIQDVAITFLPQSNDLDVVQQAVNLRQHGFNPIPHIPARRIRDFNQLRDFVQRLRNEAGVQQVLVIGGDGKPTGDYNASLQLLETGLLDGLKIGVAGHPEGTSYLSSEACDRVLFLKNQYAKNTGSELYIVTQWSLSPESIIAWLERIRTFNTLPVRIGIPGPTTLPALMKFAMICGVKTSLNALKQQPQKLTQLMTVQTPDFLVDALQPYVDQFHLFPFGGLKRTGDWLEARLKTTQLESIETQSEFILN, encoded by the coding sequence ATGGAATTTTCGCTCGAAATTACGCCCAAAGCGACTGTTACCGATATTCCTCGCTCAATTCAGGACGTAGCTATCACATTTCTACCCCAAAGCAATGATTTGGATGTGGTTCAACAAGCCGTAAATTTACGTCAACATGGGTTTAATCCCATTCCCCACATCCCGGCGCGACGTATTCGCGACTTCAATCAACTGCGCGATTTTGTACAGCGGTTACGCAACGAGGCTGGTGTTCAGCAAGTGTTGGTGATTGGTGGCGACGGCAAACCAACAGGCGATTACAACGCAAGCTTACAATTGCTGGAAACGGGGCTGCTGGATGGGTTGAAAATTGGTGTGGCTGGTCATCCCGAAGGGACATCCTATTTAAGTTCCGAAGCATGCGATCGCGTTCTATTCCTTAAGAACCAATATGCCAAAAACACGGGCAGCGAATTGTACATCGTCACTCAGTGGTCACTCAGCCCAGAGAGTATCATTGCCTGGTTAGAGCGTATTCGCACATTCAACACCTTACCTGTGCGAATTGGCATTCCTGGCCCCACCACCCTCCCTGCTTTGATGAAGTTTGCAATGATTTGTGGTGTGAAAACTAGTTTGAATGCACTTAAACAACAACCACAGAAATTAACACAACTGATGACGGTGCAAACCCCTGATTTCTTAGTGGATGCCCTTCAGCCGTATGTCGATCAATTCCATCTGTTTCCGTTTGGTGGGCTGAAACGCACTGGCGATTGGTTAGAAGCTCGTTTGAAAACGACTCAACTTGAATCGATAGAGACACAGTCTGAATTCATTCTTAATTAG
- the cas6 gene encoding CRISPR-associated endoribonuclease Cas6, with translation MPHSLILNLQPRSSIPSGYLTGKHLHALFLTLVSSVDRNLGDYLHEQKTEKAFTLSPLQIRDRASRGHLLQWEHHRSIAAGTSCWWRISLLDDTLFAHLTPLWLNLNPARAWHLGPADLQITSVLGTAQSAQPWANFQSYAQLYEQASDEARQITLTLATPATFRQGKYDSALPTRECIFNSLLHRWHRYSNIPFSETLVECLFPSFFDIRTELVNHPEGKWAGCVGTIGYRILGNVEAATVRQINTLADFAVYSGIGRKTPMGMGMVRRL, from the coding sequence ATGCCCCACAGCCTCATTCTCAACCTGCAACCCCGATCGTCCATTCCTTCTGGTTATCTCACCGGCAAGCATCTCCATGCCCTCTTTCTAACCTTAGTCAGTTCAGTCGATCGGAACTTAGGAGATTACTTGCACGAGCAGAAAACCGAAAAAGCCTTCACCCTCAGCCCGCTCCAGATCCGCGATCGTGCCTCAAGAGGGCATTTGTTGCAGTGGGAGCATCACCGCTCCATTGCAGCCGGAACCTCCTGCTGGTGGCGGATTTCGTTATTAGACGATACCCTATTTGCTCATCTGACTCCGCTTTGGCTCAACCTCAACCCAGCCCGCGCTTGGCATTTGGGGCCCGCCGACTTACAGATTACGAGTGTGCTTGGAACCGCCCAATCGGCTCAGCCGTGGGCAAACTTTCAGTCCTATGCTCAACTGTACGAGCAAGCCTCCGACGAGGCGCGACAAATTACGCTGACCTTGGCGACACCTGCCACGTTTCGGCAAGGCAAATATGACTCTGCGTTGCCGACAAGAGAATGTATTTTTAACAGTTTGCTGCACCGCTGGCATCGCTATAGCAACATCCCTTTCTCTGAAACCCTAGTTGAGTGTCTTTTTCCTAGTTTTTTTGATATTCGCACTGAACTTGTCAATCATCCTGAAGGCAAGTGGGCGGGTTGTGTAGGGACGATCGGCTATCGCATTCTAGGCAATGTCGAAGCGGCAACCGTTCGGCAAATTAACACGTTGGCAGACTTTGCGGTGTATAGCGGCATCGGGCGCAAAACCCCAATGGGAATGGGAATGGTAAGGAGACTGTAA
- the cas7d gene encoding type I-D CRISPR-associated protein Cas7/Csc2, whose amino-acid sequence MAFLTTVDAKHFHTEIPAKPMGKYVHFITIRVTESYPLFQTDGELNKARVRAGVDQKNNEPISRLAMFKRKQSTPERLTGRELLRNYQIGDWEKCDYNVDFSKTTPDCVLYGFAIGDAGSEKSKVVVDTAYSITPFDDSHLNFTLNAPFENGTMSRNGEVTSRINSQDHILPQVFFPSIVTLKDPTEAGFLYVFNNILRTRHYGAQTTRTGRVRNELIGIIFADGEIVSNLRWTQKIYDLLMEKGQIKLPDPLNEDQVREAAEVAIQQLMAEEYIPHTDFIGTALDSLLTEVKTITGDEMQLRAMLTQANAESTAYANKHIFKSAEKAKKNNRKTATATAE is encoded by the coding sequence ATGGCTTTCTTAACAACGGTTGATGCGAAGCATTTCCATACCGAAATTCCTGCAAAACCAATGGGCAAGTATGTCCACTTCATCACGATTCGTGTCACAGAATCTTACCCACTATTTCAAACCGATGGTGAGTTGAATAAGGCACGAGTTCGGGCTGGTGTTGATCAGAAAAATAATGAACCTATCAGCCGTCTAGCCATGTTCAAGCGGAAGCAATCAACCCCTGAACGATTAACAGGACGCGAATTGCTGCGAAACTATCAAATTGGTGATTGGGAGAAGTGCGACTATAACGTTGATTTCAGTAAAACGACACCCGATTGCGTTTTGTACGGGTTTGCGATCGGCGATGCAGGGTCTGAAAAATCCAAAGTTGTTGTTGATACCGCCTATTCCATCACGCCCTTTGACGATTCCCATCTCAATTTCACGCTGAACGCACCCTTTGAAAATGGCACAATGAGCCGCAATGGAGAAGTTACCAGTCGAATTAACAGTCAGGACCACATTCTGCCTCAAGTCTTCTTTCCCAGTATTGTGACGCTCAAAGATCCAACAGAAGCAGGCTTTTTGTATGTATTCAACAACATTTTGAGAACTCGCCATTATGGGGCGCAAACTACTCGTACAGGTCGTGTCCGCAATGAACTCATTGGGATTATTTTTGCCGATGGCGAGATCGTCAGCAACCTGCGCTGGACTCAAAAGATTTACGACTTGTTGATGGAAAAAGGTCAAATTAAGTTGCCTGATCCTTTGAACGAAGATCAGGTTCGTGAAGCAGCTGAAGTCGCTATTCAGCAACTCATGGCTGAAGAATACATTCCTCACACTGACTTTATCGGTACTGCTCTGGACTCGCTGCTCACAGAAGTAAAAACTATCACAGGTGACGAAATGCAACTAAGAGCAATGTTGACTCAAGCCAATGCTGAATCTACGGCTTACGCTAACAAACACATCTTCAAATCTGCTGAAAAAGCCAAAAAGAACAATAGAAAAACAGCTACAGCCACAGCAGAGTAA